In Populus alba chromosome 1, ASM523922v2, whole genome shotgun sequence, a single window of DNA contains:
- the LOC118040205 gene encoding uncharacterized protein → MEGMYQKLRNLDAYPKINEDFYSRTLSGGLITLISSILMLFLFFSEFSLYLHAVTETKLLVDTTRGQTLRINFDITFPAIRCSLLSVDAIDISGEQHHDIRHDITKKRINAHGDVIEVRQDGIGAPKIDKPLQRHGGRLEHNEEYCGSCFGGEMSDDHCCNSCEEVREAYRRKGWALTNMDLIDQCKREGFVQMIKDEEGEGCNINGSLEVNRVAGNFHFVPGKSFHQSNFQLLDLLDMQKESYNISHRINRLAFGDYFPGVVNPLDGIQLMHETPNGVQQFFIKVVPTIYTDIRGRTVHSNQYSVTEHFKKSELMRLDSLPGVYFIYDFSPIKVTFKEEHTSFLHFMTSICAIIGGIFTIAGIVDSFIYHGRKAIKKKMEIGKFS, encoded by the exons atggagGGTATGTATCAGAAACTGAGGAACTTGGATGCGTATCCAAAAATAAACGAGGATTTCTACAGCCGTACTCTTTCCGGTGGCCTTATCACTCTCATCTCTTCTATTCTCAtgcttttcctcttcttctctgAATTCA gctTGTATCTACACGCGGTTACTGAGACAAAGCTTTTAGTGGACACTACAAGGGGACAAACCCTACGCATCAAT TTTGATATCACTTTTCCTGCCATTCGATGTTCGTTACTGAGTGTTGACGCCATTGATATCAGTGGAGAGCAGCATCATGATATT AGGCATGATATAACTAAGAAAAGAATTAACGCTCATGGCGATGTAATTGAAGTCCGCCAGGATGGGATTGGTGCCCCAAAG ATTGACAAGCCTTTACAGCGGCATGGTGGCAGGCTTGAACACAATGAAGAATATTGCGGTTCATGTTTTGGTGGTGAAATG TCAGATGATCATTGTTGCAACTCATGTGAAGAAGTTCGTGAAGCATACAGGAGAAAAGGGTGGGCTTTGACAAATATGGATCTGATTGACCAA TGCAAACGCGAAGGCTTTGTCCAAATGATAAAGGACGAAGAAGGTGAAGGATGTAATATTAATGGATCCCTGGAAGTAAATAGAGTTGCTGGGAATTTTCATTTTGTTCCTGGGAAAAGCTTCCATCAATCAAATTTTCAACTACTGGATTTACTGGATATGCAGAAGGAGAGTTATAAT ATAAGTCACAGGATCAATAGACTGGCTTTTGGTGACTACTTTCCAGGCGTGGTAAATCCCCTTGATGG GATACAGTTGATGCATGAAACACCAAACGGTGTGCAGCAATTTTTCATTAAG GTTGTTCCTACAATATACACTGATATTCGAGGCCGCACTGTGCATTCAAATCAg TACTCTGTTACAGAGCATTTCAAGAAATCAGAATTGATGCGCCTTGATTCTCTTCCTGGAGTTTACTTCATCTATGACTTTTCTCCAATTAAG GTGACATTTAAAGAGGAGCATACTTCATTTTTACACTTCATGACAAGTATTTGTGCAATAATTGGAG GCATCTTCACTATCGCGGGGATAGTAGATTCCTTTATTTATCATGGTCGAAAAGCaatcaagaagaaaatggaaattGGCAAATTCAGCTGA
- the LOC118040242 gene encoding laccase-14 yields the protein MVKILRLLGFIVSLIIQNYTTADGKIHHHKFVVKSASFTRLCNTKEILTVNGKFPGPTLEAYKGDELIVTVYNRAKYNITLHWHGARQVRNPWSDGPEYITQCPIQPGRRFNYKITLTNEEGTIWWHAHNSWARATVHGALIIYPKHGSHYPFPKPHAEFPIILGEWWKKNVMKIPGDANITGGEPTLSAAFTINGEPGYMYPCSKAGTFKMMVEQGKTYLLRVINAVLDENLFFAIAKHKLTIVGKDGCYLKPFTSDYLMITPGQTIDVLFEANQPPSHYSMASRAYSSAFGAGFDNTTATAIVEYHGIYHTPKSPHLSPLPPYNGTQASTDFTKQFRSPVKAPVPQKVDTHLFLTISVNLLNCSTDKPCAGPFGKRFAASMNNISFVNPPSLDILQAYYYGVAGVFERNFPRKPPNEFNYTAENLPANLLTPSFGTEVSVLEYNASVEIILQGTNVLAADNHPIHLHGYSFYVVGRGFGNFDPNKDPSRYNLVDPPEETTVGVPHNGWAAIRFRADNPGVWLLHCHIERHVTWGMGMVFLVKNGVSSQARILKPPRDLPRC from the exons ATGGTTAAGATTCTCAGGCTTTTAGGTTTTATTGTTTCTCTGATAATTCAGAACTACACCACTGCAGACGGGAAGATCCATCATCATAAGTTTGTG GTGAAATCAGCATCCTTTACTCGACTGTGCAATACAAAGGAGATCTTGACAGTAAATGGGAAATTCCCAGGGCCAACTTTGGAAGCCTACAAGGGAGACGAACTCATAGTAACTGTCTACAATAGAGCAAAATATAACATCACTCTCCACTG GCATGGAGCTAGACAGGTAAGAAATCCATGGTCAGATGGGCCTGAATACATCACACAGTGCCCTATTCAGCCAGGAAGAAGGTTTAACTACAAAATCACATTGACTAACGAAGAAGGAACAATATGGTGGCATGCACATAACAGCTGGGCAAGAGCAACAGTCCATGGAGCCCTCATTATTTATCCAAAGCATGGATCACATTATCCCTTCCCCAAGCCCCATGCCGAGTTTCCAATTATACtag GAGAGTGGTGGAAGAAAAATGTGATGAAAATACCTGGAGATGCAAATATAACAGGTGGTGAGCCAACTCTTTCTGCTGCTTTCACTATCAATGGAGAACCAGGATACATGTATCCATGCTCCAAAGCAG GTACCTTTAAAATGATGGTGGAGCAGGGAAAAACCTATCTCCTTCGGGTAATCAACGCAGTATTAGATGAAAATCTGTTCTTCGCCATAGCAAAACACAAACTGACGATAGTAGGAAAAGATGGGTGTTACTTGAAACCATTTACATCAGACTATCTAATGATCACCCCTGGCCAAACCATTGATGTGTTATTTGAAGCAAACCAACCTCCCAGCCACTATTCCATGGCTTCTAGGGCATACTCGAGTGCTTTCGGGGCTGGTTTCGATAACACGACAGCAACAGCCATAGTAGAATACCATGGCATTTATCACACGCCAAAATCTCCTCATCTTTCACCTCTTCCTCCATACAATGGAACACAAGCATCCACAGATTTCACTAAGCAGTTTCGGAGTCCAGTAAAAGCCCCCGTTCCACAAAAAGTTGACACTCATTTGTTCTTGACCATATCTGTCAACCTCCTTAACTGCAGTACTGATAAGCCTTGCGCGGGTCCCTTTGGCAAGAGGTTTGCAGCTAGCATGAATAACATTAGCTTTGTAAATCCTCCATCTTTGGACATCCTTCAAGCTTACTATTATGGGGTTGCTGGTGTTTTTGAAAGGAATTTTCCTCGTAAGCCTCCTAATGAGTTCAATTACACTGCTGAGAATCTCCCAGCTAACCTTCTGACACCAAGCTTTGGTACTGAGGTGAGCGTTTTGGAGTACAACGCAAGCGTTGAGATCATTCTTCAAGGGACAAACGTATTAGCTGCTGATAACCATCCCATCCATTTACATGGCTACAGCTTTTACGTGGTTGGAAGAGGATTTGGGAATTTTGATCCCAATAAGGATCCTTCAAGATATAATCTTGTCGATCCACCTGAGGAGACTACAGTTGGAGTTCCTCATAATGGATGGGCAGCGATCAGATTCAGAGCAGATAACCCAG